A DNA window from Helianthus annuus cultivar XRQ/B chromosome 15, HanXRQr2.0-SUNRISE, whole genome shotgun sequence contains the following coding sequences:
- the LOC110910594 gene encoding uncharacterized protein LOC110910594 — MSIITDEIRASATELYHGDKICKEKTKVLLTEVGLPNGLLPLEDIEECGYVKDTGFVWLKQKKKKDHKFEKVGRLASYATEVTAYVEKSKIKKLTGVKTKEMMMWINLSEISVDDPPTGKITFKAPSGLFRTFPVSAFVVEEDQQLEVKEV; from the coding sequence ATGTCTATCATCACAGACGAGATACGAGCCAGTGCTACTGAGCTCTATCACGGTGACAAAATTTGCAAAGAGAAAACAAAGGTTTTGTTAACCGAAGTCGGGTTACCAAACGGGCTATTGCCATTGGAGGACATTGAAGAATGCGGGTACGTCAAAGACACAGGTTTTGTTTGGCTCAaacaaaagaagaagaaggatcACAAGTTCGAAAAGGTTGGGCGGCTCGCTAGCTATGCAACTGAGGTGACCGCGTATGTTGAGAAGTCCAAAATCAAGAAGCTAACCGGTGTGAAGACCAAAGAAATGATGATGTGGATAAATTTGAGTGAGATCAGTGTTGATGATCCGCCCActggaaagatcaccttcaaagCTCCCTCGGGCTTGTTTAGGACTTTTCCTGTGTCGGCTTTTGTTGTCGAGGAAGACCAACAACTTGAAGTTAAGGAGGTGTAA